One window of the Salminus brasiliensis chromosome 1, fSalBra1.hap2, whole genome shotgun sequence genome contains the following:
- the LOC140562393 gene encoding RAC-alpha serine/threonine-protein kinase-like isoform X2: MKTERPKPNTFIIRCLQWTTVIERTFHVETPEEREEWTKAIQAVADGLQEQERMDASSVPMDTDTEMSLAKPRLRVTMHDFEYLKLLGKGTFGKVILVKERASGKYYAMKILKKDVIVAKDEVTHTLTENRVLQSSKHPFLTGLKHSFQTKDRLCFVMEYANGGELFFHLSRDRVFSEERARFYGAEIVSALDYLHSEKNVVYRDLKLENLMLDKDGHIKITDFGLCKEGITEGATMKTFCGTPEYLAPEVLEDNDYGRAVDWWGLGVVMYEMMCGRLPFYSQDHEKLFELILMEEIRFPRTLSPEAKALLAGLLQKDPKQRLGGGPEDAKQIMQHKFFAGIEWKDVYEKKLAPPFKPQVTSETDTRYFDVEFTGQAITITPPGQDESMEPLDSDRRPHFPQFSYSASGTA, translated from the exons ATGAAGACGGAAAGGCCCAAACCGAACACCTTCATCATCCGCTGCCTGCAGTGGACAACAGTGATCGAGCGTACGTTCCATGTGGAAACTCCTGAAGAAAG GGAGGAGTGGACAAAGGCCATTCAGGCCGTGGCCGACGGGCTGCAGGAGCAGGAGAGGATGGATGCTTCATCTGTTCCCATGGATACAGACACAGAGATGAGCCTGGCCAAACCTCGTCTCAGAGTG ACAATGCATGACTTTGAATACCTCAAGCTGCTGGGAAAAGGCACGTTTGGGAAGGTGATCTTAGTAAAGGAGAGAGCGAGCGGAAAATACTACGCTATGAAGATCCTTAAGAAGGACGTCATCGTAGCTAAA GATGAAGTaactcacacacttacagagAACAGAGTGTTACAGAGCTCCAAACACCCGTTCCTAACA GGTCTAAAGCACTCCTTTCAGACCAAAGATCGCCTGTGCTTTGTGATGGAGTACGCTAACGGAGGAGAG CTTTTCTTCCATTTATCACGGGACCGCGTGTTTTCTGAAGAGAGAGCGCGCTTCTATGGCGCAGAGATCGTCTCGGCTCTGGACTACCTCCACTCAGAGAAAAACGTAGTTTATCGGGACCTGAAG CTGGAAAACCTGATGCTGGATAAAGATGGTCATATTAAAATCACAGATTTTGGACTGTGTAAGGAGGGGATAACGGAAGGAGCTACTATGAAAACATTCTGCGGAACACCAGAGTACCTGGCTCCAGAG GTTCTGGAGGATAATGATTACGGTCGAGCAGTGGACTGGTGGGGTCTGGGGGTGGTGATGTACGAGATGATGTGTGGTCGGCTGCCTTTTTACAGTCAGGACCATGAGAAGCTGTTTGAGCTGATCCTAATGGAGGAGATCCGCTTTCCCCGAACACTCAGCCCAGAGGCCAAGGCTCTGCTCGCCGGACTTCTGCAGAAAGACCCGAAGCAGCG GTTAGGTGGAGGGCCGGAGGATGCTAAACAGATCATGCAGCATAAATTCTTTGCTGGTATTGAGTGGAAGGACGTTTATGAAAAGAAG CTTGCCCCACCCTTTAAACCCCAGGTAACATCAGAAACAGACACGCGGTATTTTGACGTGGAGTTCACAGGACAAGCCATCACCATCACCCCTCCTGGACAAG ATGAAAGTATGGAGCCACTGGATAGCGACAGAAGACCCCATTTCCCTCAGTTCTCCTACTCAGCCAGCGGCACggcataa
- the LOC140562393 gene encoding RAC-alpha serine/threonine-protein kinase-like isoform X1: MGEVVIVKEGWLHKRGEYIKTWRPRYFLLKSDGTFIGYKERPQDVDQLETPLNNFSVAQCQLMKTERPKPNTFIIRCLQWTTVIERTFHVETPEEREEWTKAIQAVADGLQEQERMDASSVPMDTDTEMSLAKPRLRVTMHDFEYLKLLGKGTFGKVILVKERASGKYYAMKILKKDVIVAKDEVTHTLTENRVLQSSKHPFLTGLKHSFQTKDRLCFVMEYANGGELFFHLSRDRVFSEERARFYGAEIVSALDYLHSEKNVVYRDLKLENLMLDKDGHIKITDFGLCKEGITEGATMKTFCGTPEYLAPEVLEDNDYGRAVDWWGLGVVMYEMMCGRLPFYSQDHEKLFELILMEEIRFPRTLSPEAKALLAGLLQKDPKQRLGGGPEDAKQIMQHKFFAGIEWKDVYEKKLAPPFKPQVTSETDTRYFDVEFTGQAITITPPGQDESMEPLDSDRRPHFPQFSYSASGTA, from the exons ATGGGTGAAGTTGTGATTGTGAAGGAGGGATGGCTTCACAAGCGAG GAGAGTATATAAAGACATGGAGGCCAAGGTATTTCCTGCTGAAGAGCGATGGGACGTTTATTGGGTATAAAGAACGGCCACAGGATGTGGATCAGCTGGAGACTCCGCTCAATAACTTCTCAGTGGCAC AATGCCAGCTGATGAAGACGGAAAGGCCCAAACCGAACACCTTCATCATCCGCTGCCTGCAGTGGACAACAGTGATCGAGCGTACGTTCCATGTGGAAACTCCTGAAGAAAG GGAGGAGTGGACAAAGGCCATTCAGGCCGTGGCCGACGGGCTGCAGGAGCAGGAGAGGATGGATGCTTCATCTGTTCCCATGGATACAGACACAGAGATGAGCCTGGCCAAACCTCGTCTCAGAGTG ACAATGCATGACTTTGAATACCTCAAGCTGCTGGGAAAAGGCACGTTTGGGAAGGTGATCTTAGTAAAGGAGAGAGCGAGCGGAAAATACTACGCTATGAAGATCCTTAAGAAGGACGTCATCGTAGCTAAA GATGAAGTaactcacacacttacagagAACAGAGTGTTACAGAGCTCCAAACACCCGTTCCTAACA GGTCTAAAGCACTCCTTTCAGACCAAAGATCGCCTGTGCTTTGTGATGGAGTACGCTAACGGAGGAGAG CTTTTCTTCCATTTATCACGGGACCGCGTGTTTTCTGAAGAGAGAGCGCGCTTCTATGGCGCAGAGATCGTCTCGGCTCTGGACTACCTCCACTCAGAGAAAAACGTAGTTTATCGGGACCTGAAG CTGGAAAACCTGATGCTGGATAAAGATGGTCATATTAAAATCACAGATTTTGGACTGTGTAAGGAGGGGATAACGGAAGGAGCTACTATGAAAACATTCTGCGGAACACCAGAGTACCTGGCTCCAGAG GTTCTGGAGGATAATGATTACGGTCGAGCAGTGGACTGGTGGGGTCTGGGGGTGGTGATGTACGAGATGATGTGTGGTCGGCTGCCTTTTTACAGTCAGGACCATGAGAAGCTGTTTGAGCTGATCCTAATGGAGGAGATCCGCTTTCCCCGAACACTCAGCCCAGAGGCCAAGGCTCTGCTCGCCGGACTTCTGCAGAAAGACCCGAAGCAGCG GTTAGGTGGAGGGCCGGAGGATGCTAAACAGATCATGCAGCATAAATTCTTTGCTGGTATTGAGTGGAAGGACGTTTATGAAAAGAAG CTTGCCCCACCCTTTAAACCCCAGGTAACATCAGAAACAGACACGCGGTATTTTGACGTGGAGTTCACAGGACAAGCCATCACCATCACCCCTCCTGGACAAG ATGAAAGTATGGAGCCACTGGATAGCGACAGAAGACCCCATTTCCCTCAGTTCTCCTACTCAGCCAGCGGCACggcataa